Genomic window (Primulina eburnea isolate SZY01 chromosome 8, ASM2296580v1, whole genome shotgun sequence):
gctttgttaaatcaaatcaaacttatcaaagtttttaactttgtggcgtttgtcgatcgttgcttgtgcggattgtcgtaggcaaagttcttcgaaggttcgtatagttttcgattgtttatcctcgtgtttatttgttgctaaactcttgctagtttagaggtgaatatcacacaatacttgaatcaaaagatcgggaaaacacacggatcttaatatcgtaattgaatagagggtgcgatttatttttaatcgtgtttgctatttatttgtatcaagattcatatcatactcTATTTTCTCATCTTCGCTTTCACTTGAAGATTCTTCAGAGATagattttcagattttgattcaGCCCATTTGCCTTTATCTTCTTCTGCAACTAAGACTCGCTGACTCTTCTTTTTGATGAATCTTTTGTTATCTTTAACTCGTCTTCTGTCACTTGATttcttttcatcttttcttGGCCTGTTGCATTCTGCAATAAAGTGTCatttctttccacagttaaaacaaGCTTGACCATCATCAGTATGGTCCTTGTTGAAGTGAGATTTATTCATCTGTGATTGATTTTTACGCATGAATTTACTGAATTTTTAAACGAATAAAGACATGGCTTCATTTCTTAGTTGCTCGGCCGATTTCTTTCTTGGGGACTCTTCGACCGGAAGAGTCACTGTAGTAGCTGGCAGTGCCTTCGTCTGTTGAGAGGTGGATGGATCTTCTTCAATTCGTATATCaagctcgaactcataagctttAAGGTCAGCAAAGAGGTCGTGAAGTTCCAGCTTGTTCAGGTCTTCGGATTCTTGCATTGCGATAGTCTTCACGTCCCATTCTTTTGGGAAGAGCTCGCATAACCTTTACAGCAATTTCACGGTTAGAATAATCTTTACCTAATGAAATGAGTTCGATAATGATACCACTGAACCGTTCGTCGAATTTTGCTATAGTTTCTCTTGGCTTCATTTTTGCATTGTCAAACTTTTGAATAACAACCGTCaacttgttttcttttgtttgatcattGCCTTCACATAATTGAGTAAGATTTTCCCATATTTCCTTAGCAGTAGTGAACGTCTTGATTTTGGCAAACATATTTTTGT
Coding sequences:
- the LOC140839216 gene encoding uncharacterized protein, with protein sequence MVHITDGPMKILKVNIADATIEGAPQMVEKNRSEWTAEDKKKENLDNVAKDILYKTLDKNMFAKIKTFTTAKEIWENLTQLCEGNDQTKENKLTVVIQKFDNAKMKPRETIAKFDERFSGIIIELISLGKDYSNREIAVKVMRALPKRMGREDYRNARIRRPEQAGTSRPLC